The segment GTGAATGGGCAGTTAGAAACAGGATTTTTCCGAAAAAATTCACATGATTTAGTTCCGATTGAGGATTTTTACATTCAACATAAGGAAATTGATGCCTTGGTTCTAGCGACACGTGACCTCTTGAGAAAATTAGACTTGAAGCCTTACGATGAGAAAGAACAGACAGGACTTGTGAGAAATATTGTTGTTCGTCGTGGTCATTATTCAGGTCAGTTGATGCTAGTTTTAGTTACGACTCGTCCGAAGATTTTCCGTGTTGAAACCCTTATTGAGCGTTTGACAAGCCAATTTCCAAATCTTGTTTCTATCGTTCAGAATATTAATGACCAGAATACCAATGCTATATTCGGTCAAGAATTCCGTCTTTTGCATGGCAGTGAAACTATTGCAGATACCATGTTGGGCAATGAATTTGAAATTTCTGCACCGTCTTTCTATCAAGTCAACACAGAAATGGCTGAAAAACTCTATCAGACCGCCATTGACTTTGCAGAATTGTCGGCAGATGATGTCGTGATTGATGCCTATTCAGGTATTGGGACAATTGGTCTCTCCTTTGCAAAACAAGTCAAGCATGTTTACGGCGTAGAAGTCGTTGAAAAGGCTGTCCTTGATAGTCAGAAGAATGCTGCTCGAAATGGGATTGATAATGTTACCTATGTCTGTGATAGTGCAGAATCCGCTATGCAAAAATGGGTGGCAGATGGAGTCAAACCAACTGTGATTTTTGTCGACCCACCACGAAAAGGTTTGACAGAAAGTTTTATCAAAGCAAGTACTTCTGTAAAACCAGAGAAAATCGTCTATATCTCTTGTAATGTGGCAACCATGGCGCGTGATATTAAACTTTATGAGGAATTGGGGTACAAATTGACGAAGGTACAGCCGACTGATTTATTTCCGAATACGCATCACGTCGAGTGTGTTACTCTGCTCGTAAAAGCTTAGAAACCTTTGAACGAAAGGGATAATGAAAGCCTTGATTGCAAGGCTTTTTGCTTTATGGTGGGTAAGTATCAGAGTGAGAAAATTTTTGGAATGAGTAGAAGTGATAGCTAGAAATTATCAGTTTCTATTTCCATTTACCCTGTGGGTACGTGTTTGTTTCCATTGACAAGGAGTTTGTGGGAATAGAAATGTACCCACCTTGTTTGAATCAAGTGAAGTGTAGTTGAAGGAAATCTGTTGAAAGCAATACTTCATTTTACCGAATAAGTAATAATTTAGGCAACTTCAAATCGATTAAAAAAAACTATTTTAAAGGTTAAGAGTAGACAAAAATTGTCCACTCTTTTTTGTAAACTCAATTTATCAATAAATGAAATGAGGGAATGTAAAATGAAATATTTTGAGGTTGAGTTAGAAAATCCTGATGAATTTTTAAAACTACAAACAGAAGATTTTGTGAAAGCTAATCGCTTGCTACTAAGGAAGATAATCCAGAGCGTTACAGTCTATGAAGAACACTTCGTCATAGCCTTTAAATCTGGCATCGAAATGGAAATATGAAAAAGTTGTGATAATATGAAGATAA is part of the Streptococcus suis genome and harbors:
- the rlmD gene encoding 23S rRNA (uracil(1939)-C(5))-methyltransferase RlmD, with the translated sequence MLKKNDIVEVEVVDLTHEGQGVAKIDGFVFFVDNALPGEKISMRILKLKKNIGFGKVEQWQSFSPDRNQDLDLTYLRTGIADLGHLTYPAQLAFKKKQVENSLRKIAGISEIEVADTLGMDNPLAYRNKAAVPVRRVNGQLETGFFRKNSHDLVPIEDFYIQHKEIDALVLATRDLLRKLDLKPYDEKEQTGLVRNIVVRRGHYSGQLMLVLVTTRPKIFRVETLIERLTSQFPNLVSIVQNINDQNTNAIFGQEFRLLHGSETIADTMLGNEFEISAPSFYQVNTEMAEKLYQTAIDFAELSADDVVIDAYSGIGTIGLSFAKQVKHVYGVEVVEKAVLDSQKNAARNGIDNVTYVCDSAESAMQKWVADGVKPTVIFVDPPRKGLTESFIKASTSVKPEKIVYISCNVATMARDIKLYEELGYKLTKVQPTDLFPNTHHVECVTLLVKA